acctcttcatgtgtttatttcagtctctcctacgcactctgatgaagctgaagaaggatgAAAAGTTGAAAGtgtttcagagccatctgagtcaggattGCCCAGAATGCTCTAAGATTCTGTCTGAAGATCCTTCTGTACTAGATAAGTTCATGAAGATGAAGGAATTGTTCATGGGTCATCAAATTGATgactacccagaatgcactgagagGGAACAGGAGGATCCTGAGGCCCTGTACATagttgagaagatgctggagacctgtggcattgagaggtctctgaagatcacactccacatcctgaggaacatgaagcagaaggatctcGCAGACTCACTGAAGCAGCACAGTAAGTTTTATCTCATTGCTATTGTGTGTTCATTACACTGAAATGAGGTTAGCAAACAAATCTAACAGTGATCAATGTTCTGATTCATAGCTTCCACCCATTCATCATAGTATTTTGCATGAACAATCTTACTTATAGAAAATGTAATGCACGACATACACAACACCATTCAAATCAAAATGCAGCAACTGCGGGGGCAGGCAAGTGCACATGAGATTAATATCCCTGAGGACCATTCAAACCAGGAATATTGTGCTTAAGAGCAGGTTACTAAACCACTGGCCCATCAGACAGTCTGCTCTGAGTTTGTATCCTGAGTACTCGgtataaaaaattttaattttaaaattaccaTGTGACCATAAGGACACCTCCACAACATAAAtctgagaaatgaaatgttaaaggACAATTGAACCCATTTTCAGTGTCTTAATAAGTTTTTGCTTAGTCCTTATAGTACAAATGCAACAGTGTGTACTTTTTGGAGACTTGTTATATTTATGATGGACTATAATTGAGAGGTGTGTAACGCTGTGTGATTTCCTTTCTTCAGATGAATCTATACaaagagcccagcaggcactgaaaactccactgaagaagaagtttgaatgcatatttgaaggtttagcaaagcagAGCCACCCAACCCtgctcaatgagatctatacagagctctacatcacagaggggggaagtgggggggtcaATAATGAACACGAGATCAGACAGATAGAGACAGGATCCAAAAGACGAACTACACAGGAGACTACAATCCTCTGCAATGATATCTTTAAATCTTTacctggacaagagaaacccgtcagaactgtgcttacaaagggcatcgctggcattgggaaaactgtctctgtgcagaagtttgttctggactgggcagaaggaaaagccaatcaggatgttgatttcatcttcactcttcctttccgagatctgaatttCAAGAAGGAAAGAgcattcagtctgatgcaacttctgcagcaTTACTTTCCACAACTGCAAGGGAAAAGTGTTGAAAGTGATGAAGTCAAAGTTGCgtttatctttgatggtctggatgaaTGTCGACTTCCTCTAAATTTCCAAAGCAATGAGACCTGCTGTGATATAACAAAGTCATCaccagtggatgtgctgctgaccaacctcattaaggggaatctgcttccctctgctctcgtctggatcacctcccgaccagcagcagccaattgGATCCCTCCTAAGTGTGTCCAACGAGTGACAGAGATAAGagggttcaatgacccacagaaggaggagtacttcaggaagagaatcagagaccAGAACCTggccagcagaattatctcacacataaagtcatccaggagtctctacatcatgtgtcacataccagtcttctgctggatttctgctactgttctggagacaatgttgggcAAAGCAGAGAGTGGAAAtctgcccaaaactctgactgaaatgtacacacacttccttcTCATTCAGTCTAATGTGAAGAATCAGAAGTATGATGGTACCACTGAgacaaaaccaaagaaaatgtCAGAGTCAGATACAGAAATaatcctgaaactggggcagctggcttttctacagctggaaaagggcaatctgattTTCTATGAAgaagacctgagagagagtggcattgatgtcaATGAAGCTTCAGTGTATTCTGGGGTGTGCACTGAAATCTTTAAAGAGGAGTATGGGTTGGatcaggagaaggtctactgctttgtgcatctgagcattcaggagtatctggctgccttgtttgtgtttcattcatgtgtaaatgagaacagaaatgtactcagagcagaagaatcaaaacctcacagtgacagagtgcagctgtctgagttacacaggagtgcagtggatcaggccttagagaGTAAGAATGGGCACCTGGATCTTTTCCTCCGATTTCTTCTTGGGCTCTCTCTGGACTCCATTCAGACTCTCTTAGGAGGACTATTgacaggacagacaggaagcagatcactTGTATCAGACCctcagacacaaacaggaagcagatcgTCTGTACGAggcccacagacacagacaggaagcagatcagagAGCATAGAGAAAACCATCCAGTACATTAAGATGAAGATCAGAGaggaatcttcagcagagaggaccatcaatctgttccactgtctgaatgaactgaatgacaacttcCTAGTGcaggaaatccagaattccctgagatcaggaaaactttctgataaAGAGCTGC
This genomic window from Anguilla rostrata isolate EN2019 chromosome 17, ASM1855537v3, whole genome shotgun sequence contains:
- the LOC135244177 gene encoding NACHT, LRR and PYD domains-containing protein 12-like isoform X2 produces the protein MSLSGEPETKGGTLSSNRKSIQVERAGSPVPSCVSLKSDHSVHPPLVFSGEFTGDQRVQVERAGSPVPSCMSMKSDNSMHPPLVFRGEVTGDKRIPWSLESSCLEEKSTEKLSSTKQSLLRTLMKLKKDEKLKVFQSHLSQDCPECSKILSEDPSVLDKFMKMKELFMGHQIDDYPECTEREQEDPEALYIVEKMLETCGIERSLKITLHILRNMKQKDLADSLKQHNESIQRAQQALKTPLKKKFECIFEGLAKQSHPTLLNEIYTELYITEGGSGGVNNEHEIRQIETGSKRRTTQETTILCNDIFKSLPGQEKPVRTVLTKGIAGIGKTVSVQKFVLDWAEGKANQDVDFIFTLPFRDLNFKKERAFSLMQLLQHYFPQLQGKSVESDEVKVAFIFDGLDECRLPLNFQSNETCCDITKSSPVDVLLTNLIKGNLLPSALVWITSRPAAANWIPPKCVQRVTEIRGFNDPQKEEYFRKRIRDQNLASRIISHIKSSRSLYIMCHIPVFCWISATVLETMLGKAESGNLPKTLTEMYTHFLLIQSNVKNQKYDGTTETKPKKMSESDTEIILKLGQLAFLQLEKGNLIFYEEDLRESGIDVNEASVYSGVCTEIFKEEYGLDQEKVYCFVHLSIQEYLAALFVFHSCVNENRNVLRAEESKPHSDRVQLSELHRSAVDQALESKNGHLDLFLRFLLGLSLDSIQTLLGGLLTGQTGSRSLVSDPQTQTGSRSSVRGPQTQTGSRSESIEKTIQYIKMKIREESSAERTINLFHCLNELNDNFLVQEIQNSLRSGKLSDKELQPDQCSALAFVLLMSEEILDEFDLKTYNTSAAGHQRLLPVVKNCGKAVLNSCGLTEKSCDVVASALQSLNSPLRDLDLSYNNLGDSGVKLLYAGQMSPNCKLQRLGLNSCDLTEKSCDILASTIQSPNSSLRDLDLTYNNLGHSGVELLCAGLMSPNCKLQRLGLNGCDLTQKCCDIVASALQSSNSPLRDLDLTYNNLGDSGVKLLCAGLMSPNCKLQRLDLSNNNLRDSGVKLLCAGLMSPNCKLQRLGLSGCGVTHRGCDSLASALYSNPSHLRELDLRYNHPGDSGVRALSAAKLDTLTLLVDHGGENRTKPGPSKYGCQLTLDPNSASRELSLSEGNRKVTHTPGREEPYPDHPERFEFVPQVVCRESVCERCYWETEFSVSEGGGVSIAVTHKGISRKGRGSDCRFGDNKNSWSLRCYKDSYADELSYSVCHNKNRTLIPARPFPYRRARVCDDDDDDGDDSTGRGVCVYRVGVCVDRLAGTLSFYRISDSDTQTLLHRFHTHFTLHTPLCAGLGLVRSSVSLC
- the LOC135244177 gene encoding NLR family CARD domain-containing protein 3-like isoform X5, which gives rise to MSLSGEPETKGGTLSSNRKSIQVERAGSPVPSCVSLKSDHSVHPPLVFSGEFTGDQRVQVERAGSPVPSCMSMKSDNSMHPPLVFRGEVTGDKRIPWSLESSCLEEKSTEKLSSTKQSLLRTLMKLKKDEKLKVFQSHLSQDCPECSKILSEDPSVLDKFMKMKELFMGHQIDDYPECTEREQEDPEALYIVEKMLETCGIERSLKITLHILRNMKQKDLADSLKQHNESIQRAQQALKTPLKKKFECIFEGLAKQSHPTLLNEIYTELYITEGGSGGVNNEHEIRQIETGSKRRTTQETTILCNDIFKSLPGQEKPVRTVLTKGIAGIGKTVSVQKFVLDWAEGKANQDVDFIFTLPFRDLNFKKERAFSLMQLLQHYFPQLQGKSVESDEVKVAFIFDGLDECRLPLNFQSNETCCDITKSSPVDVLLTNLIKGNLLPSALVWITSRPAAANWIPPKCVQRVTEIRGFNDPQKEEYFRKRIRDQNLASRIISHIKSSRSLYIMCHIPVFCWISATVLETMLGKAESGNLPKTLTEMYTHFLLIQSNVKNQKYDGTTETKPKKMSESDTEIILKLGQLAFLQLEKGNLIFYEEDLRESGIDVNEASVYSGVCTEIFKEEYGLDQEKVYCFVHLSIQEYLAALFVFHSCVNENRNVLRAEESKPHSDRVQLSELHRSAVDQALESKNGHLDLFLRFLLGLSLDSIQTLLGGLLTGQTGSRSLVSDPQTQTGSRSSVRGPQTQTGSRSESIEKTIQYIKMKIREESSAERTINLFHCLNELNDNFLVQEIQNSLRSGKLSDKELQPDQCSALAFVLLMSEEILDEFDLKTYNTSAAGHQRLLPVVKNCGKAVLNSCGLTEKSCDVVASALQSLNSPLRDLDLSYNNLGDSGVKLLYAGQMSPNCKLQRLGLNSCDLTEKSCDILASTIQSPNSSLRDLDLTYNNLGHSGVELLCAGLMSPNCKLQRLGLGWCNLTEVCCDVLASVLRSPHSELRDLELRDNELQDSGVRALSAGLEDSKLQRLGLSGCGVTHRGCDSLASALYSNPSHLRELDLRYNHPGDSGVRALSAAKLDTLTLLVDHGGENRTKPGPSKYGCQLTLDPNSASRELSLSEGNRKVTHTPGREEPYPDHPERFEFVPQVVCRESVCERCYWETEFSVSEGGGVSIAVTHKGISRKGRGSDCRFGDNKNSWSLRCYKDSYADELSYSVCHNKNRTLIPARPFPYRRARVCDDDDDDGDDSTGRGVCVYRVGVCVDRLAGTLSFYRISDSDTQTLLHRFHTHFTLHTPLCAGLGLVRSSVSLC
- the LOC135244177 gene encoding NACHT, LRR and PYD domains-containing protein 12-like isoform X6 — encoded protein: MSLSGEPETKGGTLSSNRKSIQVERAGSPVPSCVSLKSDHSVHPPLVFSGEFTGDQRVQVERAGSPVPSCMSMKSDNSMHPPLVFRGEVTGDKRIPWSLESSCLEEKSTEKLSSTKQSLLRTLMKLKKDEKLKVFQSHLSQDCPECSKILSEDPSVLDKFMKMKELFMGHQIDDYPECTEREQEDPEALYIVEKMLETCGIERSLKITLHILRNMKQKDLADSLKQHNESIQRAQQALKTPLKKKFECIFEGLAKQSHPTLLNEIYTELYITEGGSGGVNNEHEIRQIETGSKRRTTQETTILCNDIFKSLPGQEKPVRTVLTKGIAGIGKTVSVQKFVLDWAEGKANQDVDFIFTLPFRDLNFKKERAFSLMQLLQHYFPQLQGKSVESDEVKVAFIFDGLDECRLPLNFQSNETCCDITKSSPVDVLLTNLIKGNLLPSALVWITSRPAAANWIPPKCVQRVTEIRGFNDPQKEEYFRKRIRDQNLASRIISHIKSSRSLYIMCHIPVFCWISATVLETMLGKAESGNLPKTLTEMYTHFLLIQSNVKNQKYDGTTETKPKKMSESDTEIILKLGQLAFLQLEKGNLIFYEEDLRESGIDVNEASVYSGVCTEIFKEEYGLDQEKVYCFVHLSIQEYLAALFVFHSCVNENRNVLRAEESKPHSDRVQLSELHRSAVDQALESKNGHLDLFLRFLLGLSLDSIQTLLGGLLTGQTGSRSLVSDPQTQTGSRSSVRGPQTQTGSRSESIEKTIQYIKMKIREESSAERTINLFHCLNELNDNFLVQEIQNSLRSGKLSDKELQPDQCSALAFVLLMSEEILDEFDLKTYNTSAAGHQRLLPVVKNCGKAVLNSCGLTEKSCDVVASALQSLNSPLRDLDLSYNNLGDSGVKLLYAGQMSPNCKLQRLGLNSCDLTEKSCDILASTIQSPNSSLRDLDLTYNNLGHSGVELLCAGLMSPNCKLQRLGLGWCNLTEGCCDVLASVLRSPHSELRDLELRDNELQDSGVRALSAGLEDPHCKLERLGLSGCRVTQRGCDSLASALCSNPSHLRELDLRYNHPGDSGVRALSAAKLDTLTLLVDHGGENRTKPGPRKYGCQLTLDPNTAYKMLSLSEGNRKMTHTPGREEQPYPDHPERFESMPQVVCRESVCERCYWEAEFSVSGGRVSIAVAYKGISRNGGAYACVFGWNRNSWSLECDGCSYCVWHNKKQTHIPAVPSPFCRAGVYDDDVSGSGVCVYRVGVCVDRPAGTLSFYSISDSDTLTLLHRFHTHFTEQTPLYAGFYVHDSSVSLCQLE
- the LOC135244177 gene encoding NLR family CARD domain-containing protein 3-like isoform X7, coding for MSLSGEPETKGGTLSSNRKSIQVERAGSPVPSCVSLKSDHSVHPPLVFSGEFTGDQRVQVERAGSPVPSCMSMKSDNSMHPPLVFRGEVTGDKRIPWSLESSCLEEKSTEKLSSTKQSLLRTLMKLKKDEKLKVFQSHLSQDCPECSKILSEDPSVLDKFMKMKELFMGHQIDDYPECTEREQEDPEALYIVEKMLETCGIERSLKITLHILRNMKQKDLADSLKQHNESIQRAQQALKTPLKKKFECIFEGLAKQSHPTLLNEIYTELYITEGGSGGVNNEHEIRQIETGSKRRTTQETTILCNDIFKSLPGQEKPVRTVLTKGIAGIGKTVSVQKFVLDWAEGKANQDVDFIFTLPFRDLNFKKERAFSLMQLLQHYFPQLQGKSVESDEVKVAFIFDGLDECRLPLNFQSNETCCDITKSSPVDVLLTNLIKGNLLPSALVWITSRPAAANWIPPKCVQRVTEIRGFNDPQKEEYFRKRIRDQNLASRIISHIKSSRSLYIMCHIPVFCWISATVLETMLGKAESGNLPKTLTEMYTHFLLIQSNVKNQKYDGTTETKPKKMSESDTEIILKLGQLAFLQLEKGNLIFYEEDLRESGIDVNEASVYSGVCTEIFKEEYGLDQEKVYCFVHLSIQEYLAALFVFHSCVNENRNVLRAEESKPHSDRVQLSELHRSAVDQALESKNGHLDLFLRFLLGLSLDSIQTLLGGLLTGQTGSRSLVSDPQTQTGSRSSVRGPQTQTGSRSESIEKTIQYIKMKIREESSAERTINLFHCLNELNDNFLVQEIQNSLRSGKLSDKELQPDQCSALAFVLLMSEEILDEFDLKTYNTSAAGHQRLLPVVKNCGKAVLNSCGLTEKSCDVVASALQSLNSPLRDLDLSYNNLGDSGVKLLYAGQMSPNCKLQRLGLNSCDLTEKSCDILASTIQSPNSSLRDLDLTYNNLGHSGVELLCAGLMSPNCKLQRLGLGWCNLTEGCCDVLASVLRSPHSELRDLELRDNELQDSGVRALSAGLEDPHCKLERLGLSGCGVTQTGCDSLASALCSNPSHLSELDLRPEHRAEARESQK
- the LOC135244177 gene encoding NACHT, LRR and PYD domains-containing protein 12-like isoform X3, producing MSLSGEPETKGGTLSSNRKSIQVERAGSPVPSCVSLKSDHSVHPPLVFSGEFTGDQRVQVERAGSPVPSCMSMKSDNSMHPPLVFRGEVTGDKRIPWSLESSCLEEKSTEKLSSTKQSLLRTLMKLKKDEKLKVFQSHLSQDCPECSKILSEDPSVLDKFMKMKELFMGHQIDDYPECTEREQEDPEALYIVEKMLETCGIERSLKITLHILRNMKQKDLADSLKQHNESIQRAQQALKTPLKKKFECIFEGLAKQSHPTLLNEIYTELYITEGGSGGVNNEHEIRQIETGSKRRTTQETTILCNDIFKSLPGQEKPVRTVLTKGIAGIGKTVSVQKFVLDWAEGKANQDVDFIFTLPFRDLNFKKERAFSLMQLLQHYFPQLQGKSVESDEVKVAFIFDGLDECRLPLNFQSNETCCDITKSSPVDVLLTNLIKGNLLPSALVWITSRPAAANWIPPKCVQRVTEIRGFNDPQKEEYFRKRIRDQNLASRIISHIKSSRSLYIMCHIPVFCWISATVLETMLGKAESGNLPKTLTEMYTHFLLIQSNVKNQKYDGTTETKPKKMSESDTEIILKLGQLAFLQLEKGNLIFYEEDLRESGIDVNEASVYSGVCTEIFKEEYGLDQEKVYCFVHLSIQEYLAALFVFHSCVNENRNVLRAEESKPHSDRVQLSELHRSAVDQALESKNGHLDLFLRFLLGLSLDSIQTLLGGLLTGQTGSRSLVSDPQTQTGSRSSVRGPQTQTGSRSESIEKTIQYIKMKIREESSAERTINLFHCLNELNDNFLVQEIQNSLRSGKLSDKELQPDQCSALAFVLLMSEEILDEFDLKTYNTSAAGHQRLLPVVKNCGKAVLNSCGLTEKSCDVVASALQSLNSPLRDLDLSYNNLGDSGVKLLYAGQMSPNCKLQRLGLNSCDLTEKSCDILASTIQSPNSSLRDLDLTYNNLGHSGVELLCAGLMSPNCKLQRLGLNGCDLTQKCCDIVASALQSSNSPLRDLDLTYNNLGDSGVKLLCAGLMSPNCKLQRLDLSNNNLRDSGVKLLCAGLMSPNCKLQRLGLNSCDLTKMSCDIVASALQSPNSPLRDLDLSYNNLRDSGVKLLCAGLMSPNCKLQRLDLSYNNLQDSGVKLLCAGLMSPNFKLRRLELNSCDLTEKSCDIVASALQSSNSPLRDLDLSYNNLGDSGVKLLCAGLISPNCKLQQLGLGWCNLTEVCCDVLASVLRSPHSELRDLELRDNELQDSGVRALSAGLEDSKLQRLGLSGCGVTHRGCDSLASALYSNPSHLRELDLRYNHPGDSGVRALSAAKLDTLTLL
- the LOC135244177 gene encoding NLR family CARD domain-containing protein 3-like isoform X4 — translated: MSLSGEPETKGGTLSSNRKSIQVERAGSPVPSCVSLKSDHSVHPPLVFSGEFTGDQRVQVERAGSPVPSCMSMKSDNSMHPPLVFRGEVTGDKRIPWSLESSCLEEKSTEKLSSTKQSLLRTLMKLKKDEKLKVFQSHLSQDCPECSKILSEDPSVLDKFMKMKELFMGHQIDDYPECTEREQEDPEALYIVEKMLETCGIERSLKITLHILRNMKQKDLADSLKQHNESIQRAQQALKTPLKKKFECIFEGLAKQSHPTLLNEIYTELYITEGGSGGVNNEHEIRQIETGSKRRTTQETTILCNDIFKSLPGQEKPVRTVLTKGIAGIGKTVSVQKFVLDWAEGKANQDVDFIFTLPFRDLNFKKERAFSLMQLLQHYFPQLQGKSVESDEVKVAFIFDGLDECRLPLNFQSNETCCDITKSSPVDVLLTNLIKGNLLPSALVWITSRPAAANWIPPKCVQRVTEIRGFNDPQKEEYFRKRIRDQNLASRIISHIKSSRSLYIMCHIPVFCWISATVLETMLGKAESGNLPKTLTEMYTHFLLIQSNVKNQKYDGTTETKPKKMSESDTEIILKLGQLAFLQLEKGNLIFYEEDLRESGIDVNEASVYSGVCTEIFKEEYGLDQEKVYCFVHLSIQEYLAALFVFHSCVNENRNVLRAEESKPHSDRVQLSELHRSAVDQALESKNGHLDLFLRFLLGLSLDSIQTLLGGLLTGQTGSRSLVSDPQTQTGSRSSVRGPQTQTGSRSESIEKTIQYIKMKIREESSAERTINLFHCLNELNDNFLVQEIQNSLRSGKLSDKELQPDQCSALAFVLLMSEEILDEFDLKTYNTSAAGHQRLLPVVKNCGKAVLNSCGLTEKSCDVVASALQSLNSPLRDLDLSYNNLGDSGVKLLYAGQMSPNCKLQRLGLNSCDLTEKSCDILASTIQSPNSSLRDLDLTYNNLGHSGVELLCAGLMSPNCKLQRLGLGWCNLTEGCCDVLASVLRSPHSELRDLELRDNELQDSGVRALSAGLEDPHCKLERLGLSGCRVTQRGCDSLASALCSNPSHLRELDLRYNHPGDSGVRALSAAKLDTLTLLVDHGGENRTKPGPRKYGCQLTLDPNSASRELSLSEGNRKVTHTPGREEPYPDHPERFEFVPQVVCRESVCERCYWETEFSVSEGGGVSIAVTHKGISRKGRGSDCRFGDNKNSWSLRCYKDSYADELSYSVCHNKNRTLIPARPFPYRRARVCDDDDDDGDDSTGRGVCVYRVGVCVDRLAGTLSFYRISDSDTQTLLHRFHTHFTLHTPLCAGLGLVRSSVSLC